The genomic stretch CGGTTCATGGATTTTCTGAACATCTCCGGACGTTTTCATTTCCACTTCTCCTTTCAAGAACAAGATACGTTCTGAAAGCTGTTCCACGTGCATCATCTCTTGGATGGCGGTACGTTTGAATAACCCAGACAACAGGTCGTAGCCCATATCGTCACAACGGAAATGAAAATACATGTACTGGTGTACGGCAAGCAATTCGTCAGCAACTGCTTTGTTTAATAATTCAATGCTTTTTTCCTTTCTACTCATAATAGCTAAATGTTAGTAGTTTTACGATTCGCTAAATTAAGAAATAAAAGTGGCATATCCTAAATTTTGTCTTGGAATTAAAAAAGTGTATATTTGTTTAATCATAAATTCAAGATAATGAATGTTTCCCCTAAGGTGTTGCTGGTGACACCACCGTTTACGCAGTTGAATACACCTTACCCGGCGATGATGTATTTGAAAGGTTTTTTGAACACGAAAGGAGTTGATTCCGTGCAGGTTGATTTGAGCTTGGAAGTGATTCTGGAAATATTTTCATCCCGGGGGCTGCATGAGCTTTTTCAACAAGTGGCAGCCCGGGAAATCCGTTTGTCGGGCAACGCCCGGCGTATTTTTGCCTTACAAGAGGAATACGAGCGTACGATTGATGCGGTCATGGCTTTCCTGCAAGGAAGGAACCGGACGCTGGCTTACTCGATTTGCGAATCCTATTTCCTGCCCCGGGCAAGTCGTTTCGAGCAAGAGGAAGATACGGAATGGGCCTTCGGGGTGATGGGGTTGGAGGATAAAGCCCGTTACCTTTCCACCTTGTACTTGGAAGATTTGTCCGATTTCTTGCAAGAGACGGTGGATGAGCATTTCGGGTTTAGTCGCTACGCGGAGCATCTGGGGCGTTCGGCCTCTTCTTTTGATGAGTTGAACGCGGAGCTGGCAAAGCCTTTGACTTTCACGGATCATTACCTGATACGGCTACTTGCGGGCCGGATGAAAGAATATCGTCCGGAAGTGGTGGCTATCACTGTCCCGTTCCCCGGGAATCTTTATAGTGCTTTGCGTTGTGGGGAGTGGATCAAGGTTAATTACCCGGAAGTCACGGTAGCGATGGGTGGGGGATTTGCCAACACGGAATTGCGATCGTTGACAGACGTGCGTTTCTTCCACTTTACCGATTACTTGTTGTTGGATGACGGTGAGTTGCCGTTAGTGCGTTTGCTTGAACACGTGACGGGGCAGATCGGGGATTCCGATTTGGTACGCACATTTTGTTTACGAGACGGGAAGGTCGAGTTTTTGAATGATGAGTCTGCAGGGATTATCCCGCAAAAGGAGATCGGTGTGCCTGATTATTCCGACTTGTTATTAGACAGGTACATTTCGGTGATCGAGATCGTGAACCCGATGCATAAATTGTGGAGTGACGGACGATGGAATAAACTGACGTTGGCTCACGGGTGTTACTGGGGAAAGTGTAGTTTCTGTGACGGGAGCTTGGATTATATCCGGCGTTATGAACCGAACGAGGTGAAAACGATTGTTGACCGTATGGAACAAGTGATGGCACAGACGGGGGAAGGTGGTTTCCATTTTGTTGATGAGGCTGCACCTCCCACTTTATTGAAAGAGCTGGCACTGGAAATATTGCGACGACAACTGACGGTTGTCTGGTGGGGAAATATCCGTTTTGAACGGGCTTATACACGGGATTTGTGCCGTTTACTGAAGGCATCCGGCTGTATTGCCGTTTCGGGCGGGGTGGAGGTGGCGTCTGACCGGGTGTTGGGTTTGATAAATAAAGGAGTCACTCTGGAGCAGTTGACCCGTTCGGCCAATCATTTCACGGGGACGGGAATCATGGTTCACGCTTACCTGATGTATGGTTTCCCGACAGAGACAACTCAGGAAACTGTCGATTCGCTTGAAGTGGTACGCCAGTTATTCGAGTTGGGATATATCCATTCCGGTTTTTGGCATCGTTTTGCCATGACGGCGCATAGTCCGGTGGGTTTGTGTCCCGAACGATTCGGAACCCGGGTAACGGAACCGCCTTTCGGTGGCTTTGCCCGGAATGATGTGGCGTTCGAGGATTTACAAGGTGGTGATCATGACGAACTGGGGGATGGATTAAGTCGTTCACTATATAATTATATGCGGGGAGTGGGGTTTGATTTGCCTTTACAAAAGTGGTTTGACTGCAAGATTCCGGCAACCACGATTCCGCCTCGCTTTGTCGCACATATGGCGGAAGAACAGGAACCCGTGGAAAAATTACATTCCCGGCGCCTATGCTGGTTAGGAGGTCGGGTGGAGTTGGGGCCGGAGAGCGTGAAAAAAGGAAAATATTCGATCGTGTTATTGCTACATACGAACAACCGGGAGCTGGCGATCAAAATGAGGGGTGACTGGGCTCATTTTATCCACGAGTCGCTGATGCAAGTGGGAGTGGATGCCGTGAATCCTTATCTGCTGGAAGACTTTAGTCGGAATTACGAGATCCTGTTTAACGATGACTTCCTGCCTTTCTGGTATAGTAAAGAGATGCAGGCGATCCGGGATAATGGTTTGTTACTGCTTTAATCACATCCCCATGAATAGGGGTTGACGGGGTTAAATTTAATCATATATAGGGATTTACCGGTATTGTCGGGTGCGCTATCTTTGTCATGTACAAAATAAAATAATACATCAAGATGAAGAAAGTTGGAATATTTTATGGCTCCACGACGGGAGCAACCGAAGGGGTTGCTGAAACGATTGCGGCTCGTTTGGGTGTTGCAAGTGAAGATATACATAACGTGGGAACTACAAAAGTGGACGAGGTCGACAAGTACGATGTTTTGTTACTGGGTAGTTCTACATGGGGAATCGGAGAGTTGCAGGATGATTGGAACGATTTCTTGGATAAGCTGAAAGCGAAGAATTTGTCGGGTAAGACCGTGGCAATCTTCGGATGCGGGGATTCTGCCTCTTTTGGTGGGTCATTCTGCGATGCTATCGGAATAATTTATAACGAGCTACAAGGAAGTGGATGTCAGTTTGCCGGTTCGGTAGATACCGACGGGTATAGTTACGACTCTTCCGAGGCTTGTGTGGATGGTCAGTTCGTGGGACTTCCCTTGGATGAATCCAATGAATCTGATCAGACTGATAAGAGAATAGATGCTTGGATTAGTGGTTTAAAGCAAGTGATCTGTTGAGTCTAGTTGTTGTTTTTGATTTTATGCCAGGAGAAGATCCTGGCATATTTATTTGTTAGGATGGGAAGGTGTCGGGTGTTTCCGGTTGAATTTCGATGATCTTCCCTTTCTCCCGGATATATTCGTACAAGGCCTTGTAAAACGGATGGGAAGTGAGCGTGGTAGCGTCTCCCAGAATAATGAGTTTCAT from Butyricimonas virosa encodes the following:
- a CDS encoding B12-binding domain-containing radical SAM protein; protein product: MNVSPKVLLVTPPFTQLNTPYPAMMYLKGFLNTKGVDSVQVDLSLEVILEIFSSRGLHELFQQVAAREIRLSGNARRIFALQEEYERTIDAVMAFLQGRNRTLAYSICESYFLPRASRFEQEEDTEWAFGVMGLEDKARYLSTLYLEDLSDFLQETVDEHFGFSRYAEHLGRSASSFDELNAELAKPLTFTDHYLIRLLAGRMKEYRPEVVAITVPFPGNLYSALRCGEWIKVNYPEVTVAMGGGFANTELRSLTDVRFFHFTDYLLLDDGELPLVRLLEHVTGQIGDSDLVRTFCLRDGKVEFLNDESAGIIPQKEIGVPDYSDLLLDRYISVIEIVNPMHKLWSDGRWNKLTLAHGCYWGKCSFCDGSLDYIRRYEPNEVKTIVDRMEQVMAQTGEGGFHFVDEAAPPTLLKELALEILRRQLTVVWWGNIRFERAYTRDLCRLLKASGCIAVSGGVEVASDRVLGLINKGVTLEQLTRSANHFTGTGIMVHAYLMYGFPTETTQETVDSLEVVRQLFELGYIHSGFWHRFAMTAHSPVGLCPERFGTRVTEPPFGGFARNDVAFEDLQGGDHDELGDGLSRSLYNYMRGVGFDLPLQKWFDCKIPATTIPPRFVAHMAEEQEPVEKLHSRRLCWLGGRVELGPESVKKGKYSIVLLLHTNNRELAIKMRGDWAHFIHESLMQVGVDAVNPYLLEDFSRNYEILFNDDFLPFWYSKEMQAIRDNGLLLL
- the fldA gene encoding flavodoxin FldA translates to MKKVGIFYGSTTGATEGVAETIAARLGVASEDIHNVGTTKVDEVDKYDVLLLGSSTWGIGELQDDWNDFLDKLKAKNLSGKTVAIFGCGDSASFGGSFCDAIGIIYNELQGSGCQFAGSVDTDGYSYDSSEACVDGQFVGLPLDESNESDQTDKRIDAWISGLKQVIC